From a single Collibacillus ludicampi genomic region:
- a CDS encoding YuiB family protein — protein MIYQLIIAALLFLIVSFGIGFILNLLAKTWWVSLGAYMVLAGIVFFKTTNVSYPVAEILLYYVTPGIGAMAAGWSSYVLKRVGYTMFR, from the coding sequence ATGATTTATCAACTCATCATAGCCGCATTGCTGTTTTTGATCGTTTCATTCGGTATCGGCTTTATTTTGAATCTGCTGGCGAAGACCTGGTGGGTCAGTCTTGGCGCTTACATGGTACTGGCAGGAATCGTGTTTTTCAAAACGACGAACGTCTCTTATCCGGTAGCGGAGATCTTATTGTACTATGTCACGCCAGGAATCGGTGCGATGGCTGCAGGATGGTCGTCATATGTCTTGAAACGAGTGGGTTACACGATGTTTCGATAA
- a CDS encoding class I SAM-dependent methyltransferase produces MNYHDALAQLGIGSAHPGGFAATVELVEKIPLNRKMKVLEIGCGSGRTACYLAKERQCEVIGIDIRPLMIEKAERRAAKEGVQVKFLCADACRLPFSDQTFDVVFAESVTVFLPIREALSEYYRVLAPGGVLYDREMVELKPHSQDLRKKIARLYGAKLVPSFHGWIRELQKAGFKQCGVRDPCTVAAGLHSMEDMNYPDFHQEISPEVFASMDIQKIVQENTEMMTMYAEYLGYGVFHGTKQ; encoded by the coding sequence ATGAATTATCATGATGCACTGGCACAATTGGGAATTGGAAGTGCGCACCCGGGAGGATTTGCCGCTACCGTGGAACTGGTCGAAAAGATACCGCTCAATCGTAAAATGAAAGTTTTAGAAATCGGTTGCGGTTCGGGCCGAACCGCCTGTTATCTCGCTAAAGAACGGCAATGTGAAGTGATTGGCATCGACATTCGTCCCTTGATGATTGAAAAAGCGGAAAGACGTGCGGCAAAAGAAGGAGTGCAAGTGAAGTTTCTCTGTGCAGATGCGTGTCGTCTCCCTTTTTCCGATCAAACTTTCGACGTTGTTTTCGCGGAGTCGGTCACTGTCTTTCTTCCGATACGAGAGGCGCTGTCAGAATATTACCGCGTTTTGGCTCCTGGCGGTGTGCTCTATGATCGGGAAATGGTGGAGCTGAAACCGCATTCCCAGGACTTGCGAAAAAAAATCGCGCGGTTATACGGTGCGAAACTCGTGCCATCGTTTCATGGTTGGATCCGTGAATTGCAAAAGGCGGGATTCAAACAATGTGGGGTGCGCGATCCTTGCACCGTCGCGGCGGGACTGCATTCAATGGAAGACATGAATTATCCGGATTTTCATCAGGAAATATCGCCTGAAGTTTTTGCGAGCATGGACATTCAAAAGATCGTACAGGAAAACACGGAGATGATGACAATGTACGCCGAATACCTCGGTTATGGTGTCTTCCATGGAACGAAACAGTAG
- the cobI gene encoding precorrin-2 C(20)-methyltransferase — MTAKIGTLYGLGVGPGDPELITVKAYRIIRDTPVIAYPRKRMGDKSYALAIVETFIDTSRKEMVGLTFPMTRDAETLAREWNKTIATVYEYLKTGRDVAFVTEGDPMLYSTFIHMKRLMESLHPEVRVESVPGISSINASASRLGIPLADGDEIVAIVPATDDREQMRKALIEHDAVIFIKVAKVIDLMIDVLFELDLISKAAVVHKVTGQEERIYTDVASLRGSDLGYLTLMVVRK; from the coding sequence GTGACTGCGAAAATCGGTACATTGTACGGTCTCGGGGTAGGTCCTGGAGACCCGGAACTCATCACTGTGAAAGCGTACCGCATCATCCGTGACACACCTGTCATCGCTTACCCGCGTAAACGAATGGGGGATAAGAGTTACGCTTTGGCGATCGTCGAAACATTTATCGACACATCGCGGAAAGAGATGGTCGGTCTCACCTTTCCGATGACTCGTGATGCGGAAACGCTCGCCCGCGAATGGAATAAGACGATAGCAACCGTCTACGAGTATCTGAAAACGGGAAGGGATGTCGCTTTTGTAACGGAAGGCGACCCTATGCTTTACAGCACATTTATTCACATGAAACGTCTGATGGAGTCATTGCATCCGGAAGTGCGAGTGGAAAGCGTGCCCGGAATTTCCAGCATCAATGCGAGTGCATCTCGTTTGGGGATTCCTTTGGCGGACGGTGACGAAATCGTTGCGATCGTCCCCGCTACGGATGATCGGGAGCAAATGCGCAAAGCACTGATCGAGCATGATGCCGTTATTTTTATCAAAGTTGCAAAAGTGATCGATTTGATGATCGATGTATTGTTTGAACTCGATTTGATAAGCAAAGCGGCCGTCGTGCACAAAGTCACCGGACAGGAAGAAAGGATCTATACCGATGTTGCAAGCCTGCGCGGAAGTGATCTCGGATATTTGACATTGATGGTGGTGAGAAAATGA
- a CDS encoding 2Fe-2S iron-sulfur cluster-binding protein yields MKSNIHFEPHGKTIEVKNGTSFLAAALLAEISIPHKCGGKGTCGTCKVRIQSESPLAPAGRAEKWRLSTNMLKEGYRLSCQCKVTGNAIVEVPEDPLMRVIRLQLEAKRKEKRS; encoded by the coding sequence TTGAAGTCGAACATTCACTTTGAACCACATGGGAAAACGATCGAAGTCAAAAATGGCACCTCATTTTTGGCGGCTGCCTTACTCGCTGAAATTTCCATTCCTCATAAATGCGGGGGCAAAGGGACATGTGGTACTTGTAAAGTAAGGATTCAAAGTGAATCCCCGCTTGCTCCTGCGGGAAGGGCGGAAAAATGGAGACTTTCAACAAATATGCTAAAAGAAGGGTATCGCTTATCGTGTCAATGTAAAGTAACAGGAAACGCGATCGTAGAGGTGCCTGAAGACCCCCTCATGCGAGTCATCCGTTTACAGTTAGAAGCGAAAAGAAAAGAGAAAAGATCGTAG
- a CDS encoding inorganic diphosphatase produces MAAEKLVVDAFIEIPTGSQNKYEFDKETGKFKLDRVLFSPFHYPTEYGYIENTLAEDGDPLDILVLTSFPTFPGCVIETRVIGVLIMTDDKGKDEKLLGVPTEDPRFRHVHTLEDVAPHILDEIAHFFSVYKDLEKKKVTIDGWEGLDTASRLLEEARARAAK; encoded by the coding sequence ATGGCTGCAGAGAAGTTGGTAGTCGACGCTTTTATCGAAATTCCTACAGGGAGCCAAAACAAATACGAGTTTGATAAAGAAACAGGCAAATTTAAACTGGATCGGGTGTTATTCTCTCCTTTTCATTATCCGACAGAATACGGGTATATTGAGAATACATTAGCGGAAGATGGAGATCCTCTCGATATTCTCGTTCTTACCTCTTTTCCTACCTTCCCGGGATGTGTCATTGAAACGCGGGTGATCGGAGTATTGATCATGACCGACGATAAAGGTAAAGATGAAAAACTGCTCGGTGTTCCTACCGAAGATCCGCGTTTCCGTCACGTCCATACCTTGGAAGATGTTGCTCCGCATATTCTGGATGAAATCGCTCATTTCTTCAGCGTTTACAAAGACCTGGAGAAAAAGAAAGTTACGATCGATGGTTGGGAAGGTCTTGACACCGCTTCTCGCCTTCTTGAGGAAGCGAGAGCACGCGCTGCGAAATAA
- a CDS encoding sirohydrochlorin chelatase: MEAILFIGHGSRDPEGNQQLLQFTNQVAKRLTEPVIETCFLELALPDIRDGIRSCVKRGATHITVVPLMLFPAGHFKTHIPHELFHAMEAYPHVTFRYAQALGVNAYTRSILEDRLFQAGFKHDGEGRSESAVLVVGRGSSDADANSELYKMSRLLYERAPVAMVETAFMGVTDPLFAQGIERCVRLGAREIYVLPYFLFTGILIKRMEQAIPSLEEIYGIRIVLGEYFGYHSLLADLVLERISEAKQGIGAPLDELIILAKHHHHEHHHEHHHEHHHEHHHEHHHEHAFAVKEERP, from the coding sequence ATGGAAGCGATTCTGTTTATAGGTCACGGGAGCCGGGATCCCGAAGGAAATCAGCAATTGCTCCAATTTACGAATCAGGTGGCCAAACGTTTGACGGAACCGGTCATCGAAACATGTTTTCTGGAGTTGGCTTTGCCTGATATTCGTGACGGGATTCGTTCGTGTGTGAAGAGAGGTGCGACCCATATCACCGTTGTTCCATTGATGCTTTTTCCTGCAGGCCATTTCAAGACACATATTCCGCATGAACTTTTTCATGCGATGGAAGCGTACCCACATGTAACGTTTAGGTATGCGCAAGCACTGGGGGTCAATGCGTACACGCGATCCATTCTCGAAGATCGACTGTTCCAGGCGGGGTTTAAGCATGATGGAGAGGGCCGCAGCGAATCTGCCGTCCTCGTTGTAGGGCGGGGCAGTTCCGATGCGGATGCGAACAGCGAGTTGTATAAAATGAGCCGATTGCTCTATGAGCGTGCACCGGTTGCCATGGTGGAAACCGCTTTTATGGGAGTGACAGATCCGTTATTTGCGCAAGGAATCGAAAGATGTGTGCGTTTAGGGGCTCGAGAGATTTATGTTCTGCCCTATTTTCTCTTTACCGGTATCTTGATCAAGCGAATGGAACAGGCAATCCCTTCTCTTGAAGAAATTTACGGCATCCGTATCGTTCTGGGGGAGTACTTCGGGTATCATTCACTGTTGGCCGACCTCGTCTTGGAACGAATCTCGGAAGCGAAGCAAGGGATTGGTGCGCCTCTTGATGAATTGATCATCCTGGCCAAGCATCACCATCATGAACATCATCATGAACATCATCATGAACATCATCATGAACATCATCATGAACATCATCATGAACATGCGTTTGCGGTTAAGGAGGAAAGGCCATGA
- the cobK gene encoding precorrin-6A reductase, translated as MKLVLAGTSDARELCVKLKEAGHLLTATVVTESAKESLEQSGIPVRVGRLPVEGFVSLIKEIDAKCIIDASHPFAEEAHRTAMEAAKRVNIPYIRFERPGLVYDNHPLITIVNSYEEAARIAKERKGNIMLTTGSKTLEVFAKYLLDDPEINVCCRMLPRKDNMEKCEALGFPQKNIIAMQGPFIKELNVALYRQYRTTLMITKESGKVGAVDEKVTAAIELGIEVIIISRPQIEFGEVYTDFEGILARIESE; from the coding sequence ATGAAGCTCGTGTTAGCGGGAACGAGCGATGCGCGGGAATTATGTGTGAAACTGAAGGAAGCGGGACACCTGCTAACGGCGACAGTGGTGACAGAAAGCGCGAAAGAAAGTCTGGAACAGAGTGGTATCCCTGTGCGTGTTGGGCGCTTGCCGGTTGAAGGTTTTGTTTCCTTAATCAAGGAGATCGACGCGAAGTGCATCATCGATGCGAGTCATCCGTTCGCGGAGGAAGCACACCGCACAGCAATGGAAGCGGCAAAACGAGTGAATATTCCTTATATTCGTTTTGAACGTCCCGGCCTCGTTTATGATAACCATCCTCTCATTACGATCGTTAACAGCTATGAAGAAGCGGCACGCATTGCGAAAGAAAGAAAAGGAAACATCATGTTGACGACCGGTTCGAAGACACTAGAGGTGTTTGCCAAGTATCTTCTCGATGATCCGGAGATCAATGTATGTTGCCGCATGTTACCGAGAAAAGACAATATGGAAAAATGTGAAGCGTTAGGTTTTCCGCAAAAAAACATCATCGCAATGCAAGGACCCTTCATCAAAGAACTGAATGTGGCTTTGTATCGGCAATACCGTACGACCCTGATGATCACAAAGGAATCGGGAAAAGTCGGAGCGGTCGATGAAAAAGTGACAGCTGCGATTGAACTGGGAATCGAAGTAATCATCATCAGCCGTCCGCAAATCGAATTTGGCGAGGTGTATACCGATTTTGAAGGGATCCTTGCAAGGATAGAAAGTGAGTGA
- the corA gene encoding magnesium/cobalt transporter CorA — MIKTYMYNDADQKMYHDVDLTRKSELLENEKNLLWIDLYNCTLDELKYIGAVFNFHPLAIEDCLQDSPRSKVDKYDGYYFFVFHALRYDEESEREIATEELNVFLGKNYIVTVHKHALQSIGRVAACSLRDSYYMNKGPDFLLYSLVDGITDEYFPIMDRLGTRIDELEEEMYEHPAQEITEEFLALKRTIVFIRRVIQPQKRIFANVNGRYSFEINEKNIPYYSDLVDHLERISDTLEVYRDLVSSALETYYSLVSARTNDTMRVLTIISTIMMPLTFVTGFFGMNVPLPFQNNYATTVAVTIGLFIMTWWMLKLFKNKKWI, encoded by the coding sequence ATGATAAAAACGTATATGTACAATGATGCCGATCAGAAGATGTATCATGACGTCGATTTGACCCGAAAATCCGAACTCCTGGAGAACGAGAAGAATTTGCTGTGGATCGACCTCTACAACTGTACATTGGACGAGTTGAAATATATCGGTGCAGTCTTTAATTTCCACCCTTTGGCTATTGAGGATTGTTTGCAGGATTCCCCCCGCTCTAAAGTGGATAAGTATGATGGCTATTATTTTTTTGTGTTTCACGCGCTGCGTTATGACGAAGAGAGTGAAAGAGAAATCGCGACGGAAGAACTCAATGTATTTCTCGGGAAAAATTACATCGTAACCGTACACAAACATGCGTTGCAGTCGATCGGTCGTGTTGCCGCTTGTTCGTTACGGGACAGTTACTATATGAACAAGGGTCCGGATTTTCTTCTTTATTCACTCGTCGATGGGATTACTGATGAGTATTTTCCGATTATGGATCGATTGGGCACTCGGATTGATGAACTAGAAGAAGAAATGTACGAGCACCCCGCCCAGGAGATCACAGAAGAATTTCTCGCTTTAAAACGGACGATCGTCTTTATTCGGCGGGTCATCCAGCCGCAAAAACGGATTTTCGCCAATGTGAACGGTAGATATTCTTTTGAGATCAATGAGAAAAATATTCCTTACTACAGTGACTTGGTGGATCACTTGGAACGTATTTCGGATACACTCGAAGTCTACCGCGACTTGGTTTCCAGCGCTCTTGAAACGTACTATTCGTTGGTGAGTGCACGGACAAACGATACGATGCGCGTTTTGACGATCATTTCTACAATCATGATGCCTTTGACGTTCGTTACTGGATTTTTCGGTATGAATGTTCCGTTGCCATTTCAAAACAATTATGCAACCACCGTGGCTGTGACGATCGGCTTATTTATCATGACGTGGTGGATGCTGAAATTATTTAAAAATAAAAAATGGATATGA
- a CDS encoding hemolysin family protein — protein MTDDPFSLGTGLFIIFLLIFLNGFFVAAEFAIVRVRPTRIEQLVQEGNARARLTQRVIDDLYSFLPVTQLGVTLASLALGWVGERTMALLMHRIFDPFLNLHAATINVVASAAAFIAITFLHIVLGELAPKAFAIQKAERTALFSSWPLIVFSKVMYPAIWVLNLGANLFLKVLGVKNSTPEALAHNEDELRMVVSQSHQNGIIDETERTLFDNIFDFTTRVAREIMVPRTDMACLYANRSFQENLEKAEREKHTRYPLCMEDKDHIIGILHIKDLYSVALSGRTDIDLVKLARKPVTVPEAMPIKDVLHILQKSRSEIAIVIDEYGGTAGIVTTEDILEELVGEIQDEFDEERPFIEKINEETFSIDARMLIDEVNDYFNLDIRTEELDTIGGWVFTQFQNPPKVGAYVQVGTYSFQVAEMDSLRITRLHVTKISDVEAETVTA, from the coding sequence TTGACAGACGACCCATTCAGTTTAGGGACAGGATTGTTTATCATCTTTCTTTTGATTTTCTTAAACGGTTTCTTTGTAGCAGCCGAATTTGCTATCGTTCGCGTACGACCGACTCGTATTGAACAATTGGTTCAAGAAGGGAACGCAAGAGCGCGATTGACGCAGCGAGTTATTGACGACTTGTATTCCTTTTTACCGGTTACCCAACTCGGTGTTACATTGGCTTCACTGGCATTAGGATGGGTTGGGGAACGAACGATGGCTTTACTTATGCATCGCATATTCGATCCTTTCCTAAATCTTCATGCTGCTACGATCAATGTTGTAGCATCAGCCGCAGCATTCATCGCGATCACGTTTCTTCATATCGTACTTGGTGAGTTAGCTCCGAAGGCGTTCGCGATTCAAAAAGCGGAGCGGACGGCTCTCTTTTCTTCTTGGCCTTTGATCGTCTTCTCCAAGGTCATGTATCCGGCCATTTGGGTGCTTAATCTGGGAGCCAATCTGTTCCTTAAAGTGTTAGGGGTGAAAAATTCAACTCCTGAAGCGTTGGCACACAATGAAGACGAGTTGCGTATGGTCGTATCGCAGAGCCACCAGAACGGTATTATTGACGAAACCGAACGTACGCTTTTCGATAATATCTTTGATTTCACTACGCGAGTGGCAAGGGAAATCATGGTTCCGCGTACAGATATGGCATGTTTGTATGCGAATCGCTCCTTTCAGGAAAATCTCGAGAAAGCGGAACGAGAGAAACATACCCGTTACCCTCTGTGTATGGAAGACAAAGATCATATTATCGGGATCTTGCATATCAAGGATTTGTATTCGGTTGCATTATCGGGTCGGACCGATATCGACCTTGTGAAATTGGCTCGCAAACCGGTGACCGTCCCGGAGGCAATGCCGATTAAGGATGTGCTGCATATTCTTCAGAAGAGTCGCTCCGAAATCGCAATCGTGATCGACGAATACGGAGGTACAGCAGGGATCGTAACCACGGAAGATATACTTGAAGAACTTGTTGGTGAAATCCAGGACGAGTTCGACGAAGAACGGCCGTTCATCGAGAAAATTAATGAAGAAACTTTTTCTATAGATGCCCGTATGCTGATTGATGAGGTGAACGATTATTTCAATCTCGATATCCGTACGGAGGAATTGGATACGATTGGAGGATGGGTGTTCACTCAATTTCAGAATCCGCCCAAAGTTGGCGCGTATGTTCAGGTGGGAACCTATAGCTTCCAAGTTGCTGAAATGGACAGTTTACGGATTACCCGCTTACACGTTACTAAAATTTCCGATGTAGAAGCGGAAACCGTGACCGCCTAG
- the cobJ gene encoding precorrin-3B C(17)-methyltransferase: MKRGKLLIVGFGPGDFAHITERAREAIQESDVIIGYNTYVDLIRGLLTDQEIVRTGMTEEVSRAQEAVRQAEMGKTVAVISSGDAGVYGMAGLIYEVLIEKGWKEEEGVSVEVIPGISAINSCASLLGAPVMHDACTISLSDHLTPWELIAHRIEAAASADFVIALYNPRSGRRTRQIVEAQRILLKYRSKDTPVGIVKSAYRERQKVVITTLDRMLEHEIGMLTTVIIGNSSTFIYDGKMITPRGYQRKYTLGESHQRLKPGDRLRPENEPWALHDETNDKTNDIPATNQVSAPPSPLELAEEALLLLGKASQSPEAVSQSFPKAVFEVALSPGVANKKFTSAQMRYLADIVEDDGELEYTPNHYIILRKPTTDPSQMIERLRANGFLLNPVGAVVNVKACDFCDGEKTEALPYAETLAKKLSGLAVPKELHIAINGCGMACYGAALEDIGIIYRRGKFDLMLGGKRTGRNAHAAEMAAEGIEPERIIETIEAIVAAYKEKAFPNEAFHKFFKRIGNIEGFVYKEEQKAFAIDSVCGD, from the coding sequence ATGAAACGAGGGAAATTACTGATCGTGGGTTTCGGCCCCGGTGATTTTGCCCATATCACGGAGCGTGCGCGTGAAGCGATTCAAGAAAGTGATGTAATTATAGGCTACAATACCTATGTCGATCTGATTCGCGGTCTTTTGACCGATCAGGAAATCGTACGTACGGGAATGACAGAAGAAGTCAGCCGTGCTCAGGAAGCGGTTCGCCAAGCGGAAATGGGGAAAACGGTAGCCGTGATTTCGAGCGGGGATGCCGGAGTATACGGCATGGCGGGCCTGATCTATGAAGTGTTAATCGAAAAGGGATGGAAGGAAGAAGAGGGCGTATCCGTTGAAGTGATTCCGGGCATTTCCGCCATCAACTCTTGTGCGAGCTTACTGGGTGCACCAGTCATGCATGACGCATGTACGATCTCATTGAGCGATCACCTTACGCCTTGGGAGTTAATCGCACACAGGATTGAAGCGGCAGCAAGCGCCGATTTTGTGATCGCTCTCTATAATCCCAGAAGTGGGCGTAGAACGAGACAAATCGTGGAAGCTCAAAGAATTTTGCTCAAATATCGTTCCAAAGATACGCCGGTTGGGATCGTAAAGAGTGCATACCGTGAACGGCAAAAGGTAGTCATCACGACGCTGGATCGCATGCTGGAACATGAGATCGGCATGTTAACCACCGTGATCATCGGTAATTCTTCGACGTTTATCTATGACGGGAAGATGATTACACCAAGAGGATATCAAAGGAAATATACGTTGGGGGAAAGCCACCAGCGGCTGAAACCGGGTGACCGTTTACGTCCGGAGAATGAACCGTGGGCCTTACATGACGAGACAAACGACAAAACAAATGATATCCCGGCTACGAATCAAGTATCTGCTCCGCCCAGTCCGTTGGAACTGGCAGAAGAGGCACTGCTCTTACTCGGGAAGGCGTCCCAATCACCTGAAGCGGTTTCACAATCATTTCCAAAAGCTGTTTTCGAAGTGGCGCTCTCACCGGGTGTCGCCAATAAAAAATTCACTTCTGCACAAATGCGTTACCTTGCAGACATTGTGGAAGATGACGGGGAATTGGAATACACGCCCAATCATTACATCATTCTGCGCAAACCGACCACAGACCCTTCACAGATGATTGAAAGGTTGCGTGCCAACGGGTTCTTGCTGAATCCTGTCGGTGCCGTTGTCAATGTCAAGGCTTGTGATTTTTGTGATGGTGAGAAAACGGAAGCGCTTCCCTATGCGGAAACGCTTGCGAAAAAGTTGTCCGGTCTTGCCGTTCCCAAAGAATTGCACATTGCAATCAATGGATGTGGTATGGCTTGTTATGGTGCAGCGCTTGAAGATATTGGGATTATCTATCGCCGCGGAAAATTTGACCTCATGCTTGGAGGAAAACGAACCGGGCGGAATGCGCATGCGGCCGAGATGGCAGCAGAAGGGATCGAACCGGAACGGATCATCGAGACAATCGAAGCGATCGTGGCTGCATACAAAGAAAAGGCGTTTCCGAATGAAGCGTTTCACAAATTTTTTAAAAGGATCGGGAATATCGAAGGATTTGTATATAAAGAAGAGCAAAAAGCGTTTGCTATCGACTCGGTCTGTGGGGATTAG